The Caproicibacterium lactatifermentans genome contains a region encoding:
- a CDS encoding HPr family phosphocarrier protein gives MIQKTFTLHSQYGFHLRPAQVMVETMTPFASDIHIQTGNDSEADAKSLLGLMSLGLADRQSVQVEISGSDEAEAMSAMEQLFQTNFGE, from the coding sequence ATGATACAAAAGACATTTACACTGCACAGCCAGTACGGGTTTCATCTGCGTCCGGCACAAGTAATGGTGGAGACGATGACACCGTTTGCTTCAGATATCCATATTCAGACAGGAAATGATTCCGAAGCGGATGCTAAAAGTCTGCTGGGCCTGATGAGTTTGGGATTGGCAGACAGACAGAGCGTGCAAGTGGAAATCAGCGGAAGCGATGAAGCGGAGGCCATGTCTGCAATGGAGCAGCTGTTCCAG